From a region of the Thermomicrobium roseum DSM 5159 genome:
- a CDS encoding peptide ABC transporter substrate-binding protein, with product MQELERLREEIASGQATRREVLRRAAALGLSAPVIASLLAACARQEATPTAAPAAQTPAAAATPTPAAAATPAAQATPTQAAAKRGGGGTLRLLWWQAPTIINPHLAQGTKDFDASNIVLEALAYFDSEDKLVPRLAEEVPSVEKGTLDPEGRWVIWKLRKGVKWHDGQPFTAKDVKFTYEYVIDPATTATTIASYRAIESVEIVDDYTVKVTFKNPNPAWFEPFVGGFGLIVPEHILRDYTGEKARNAPFNLKPIGTGPYKVADFKPGDVVIYEINQDYWQEGKPYFDRVELKGGGDATSAARAVLQTGEVDWAWNLQVEAQVLLQLEKAGQGKLIITPGPSTERIMVNFADPWTEKDGARAEPDVPHPFLTNKNIRQAIALAIRRDVIAEQLYGPAGQVTANNLNAPARFKHPELKWEFNLEKAAQLLDEAGAKDTNGDGVREYNGKPLQILYQTSINSIRQRTQEIVKAEMEKIGFKVELKSIDASVFFSSDPGNPDTYGHFYADLEMYTNGPSNPFPLNWARRYHSQEVARKANNWSGVNITRYQNPEMDKVLDQLATEMNPDKQTELFRQVNWISVTDVVEIPLVHRNSVSAATKNLTGYKPSTWASDVWDIGDWRRE from the coding sequence ATGCAGGAACTCGAACGACTGCGGGAAGAGATCGCGAGTGGTCAGGCGACGCGGCGCGAGGTACTGCGCCGGGCGGCGGCGCTGGGGCTCAGTGCACCGGTGATCGCATCGTTGCTGGCTGCCTGCGCGCGCCAAGAGGCGACACCGACTGCGGCTCCAGCGGCTCAAACGCCGGCAGCAGCCGCGACCCCGACGCCGGCAGCAGCTGCCACGCCGGCTGCTCAGGCGACACCGACCCAGGCTGCGGCGAAACGGGGTGGTGGAGGAACCTTGCGACTGCTTTGGTGGCAGGCGCCGACGATCATCAACCCGCACTTGGCGCAGGGGACGAAGGACTTCGATGCCTCGAACATCGTCCTGGAGGCGTTGGCCTACTTCGATTCCGAGGACAAGCTCGTCCCGCGCCTGGCCGAGGAGGTCCCCTCGGTCGAGAAGGGAACGCTGGACCCGGAGGGTCGCTGGGTCATCTGGAAGTTGCGCAAAGGTGTCAAGTGGCATGACGGCCAGCCTTTCACTGCCAAGGACGTCAAGTTCACGTACGAGTACGTGATCGATCCAGCCACGACCGCGACGACGATCGCTTCGTACCGGGCGATCGAAAGCGTCGAGATCGTGGACGACTATACGGTCAAGGTCACCTTCAAGAATCCGAATCCGGCCTGGTTCGAGCCGTTCGTGGGAGGGTTCGGGTTGATCGTTCCCGAGCACATCCTGCGGGACTACACGGGCGAGAAGGCGCGCAACGCGCCCTTCAATCTCAAGCCGATCGGAACCGGTCCTTACAAAGTGGCGGATTTCAAGCCGGGCGACGTGGTGATCTACGAGATCAACCAGGACTACTGGCAGGAAGGGAAGCCGTACTTCGATCGTGTCGAGCTCAAAGGCGGTGGTGACGCGACGAGCGCCGCGCGGGCTGTCCTCCAGACCGGTGAAGTTGATTGGGCTTGGAACCTGCAGGTCGAAGCGCAAGTGTTGCTGCAGCTCGAGAAAGCTGGGCAGGGGAAGCTCATCATCACGCCTGGTCCCAGTACCGAGCGGATCATGGTGAACTTCGCTGACCCGTGGACCGAGAAGGATGGTGCCCGCGCTGAACCGGATGTTCCGCATCCCTTCTTGACCAACAAGAACATCCGGCAAGCGATCGCGCTGGCGATCCGGCGCGACGTCATCGCCGAGCAGTTGTACGGCCCAGCTGGTCAGGTGACTGCCAACAACCTGAATGCGCCGGCCCGTTTCAAGCATCCGGAGCTCAAGTGGGAGTTCAACCTGGAAAAGGCAGCCCAGCTTTTGGACGAGGCGGGCGCGAAGGATACCAACGGTGATGGTGTCCGCGAGTACAACGGGAAGCCACTGCAGATTCTCTACCAGACCTCGATCAACTCCATCCGCCAGCGGACGCAAGAGATCGTGAAAGCGGAGATGGAGAAAATCGGCTTCAAGGTCGAGCTCAAGTCGATCGATGCCTCGGTCTTCTTCTCGTCCGATCCTGGCAATCCGGATACGTATGGGCACTTCTACGCTGACTTGGAGATGTACACGAATGGTCCTTCCAATCCGTTCCCGCTCAACTGGGCGCGGCGCTATCACTCACAGGAAGTGGCGCGCAAGGCCAACAACTGGTCGGGTGTCAACATTACCCGCTACCAGAACCCGGAAATGGACAAGGTGCTGGACCAGCTGGCGACCGAGATGAATCCGGACAAACAGACCGAACTCTTCCGGCAAGTGAACTGGATCAGCGTGACCGACGTCGTCGAGATTCCACTGGTCCACCGCAACTCTGTCTCTGCGGCGACCAAGAATCTGACTGGGTATAAGCCGTCAACCTGGGCTTCCGATGTTTGGGACATCGGTGATTGGCGCCGCGAGTGA
- a CDS encoding ABC transporter ATP-binding protein, whose protein sequence is MSHPPLVRLDCISKVYRDGQREIVALDQVTLDITAGEWVAIVGPSGCGKSTLLNLIAGIDRPTSGRVIIAGTDLAQLDEEALARWRRSHVGIVFQFFQLLPTLTALENVQLPLVLAGRRDAPQRARELLERVGLAYRAHRLPSELSGGEQQRVAIARALANDPPLLLADEPTGNLDSASGETVLELFRTAWHHGTTILLVTHDREVAARAQRIVELRDGRVVADSASRVSPAR, encoded by the coding sequence ATGTCGCATCCACCGCTCGTCCGACTCGACTGCATAAGCAAAGTCTACCGAGACGGGCAGCGCGAAATCGTGGCGCTCGACCAGGTGACGCTCGACATCACCGCTGGTGAGTGGGTAGCGATCGTCGGGCCATCCGGCTGCGGCAAATCGACTCTTCTCAACCTGATCGCGGGCATCGATCGACCGACCAGCGGTCGCGTGATCATCGCTGGCACCGATCTCGCCCAGCTCGACGAGGAGGCACTCGCTCGCTGGCGTCGCAGCCACGTCGGAATCGTCTTCCAGTTCTTCCAGCTCCTGCCAACGCTGACCGCCCTCGAAAATGTTCAACTTCCACTCGTCTTGGCAGGTCGCCGGGACGCTCCCCAGCGAGCACGCGAGCTCCTCGAGCGCGTCGGGCTGGCGTACCGGGCGCACCGCCTTCCCAGCGAACTCTCGGGCGGCGAACAACAGCGGGTCGCGATCGCCCGGGCGCTGGCCAACGATCCGCCCCTGCTGCTCGCCGATGAGCCGACCGGCAATCTCGATAGCGCGAGCGGCGAGACCGTTCTCGAACTGTTCCGGACCGCTTGGCACCACGGGACCACGATTCTCCTGGTGACCCATGACCGCGAGGTGGCTGCGCGGGCGCAGCGGATCGTGGAACTGCGCGATGGGCGTGTCGTTGCCGATTCGGCTAGCCGAGTCAGTCCTGCACGGTAA
- a CDS encoding GlsB/YeaQ/YmgE family stress response membrane protein, which yields MLPAEPRSLLGWLVIGFLAGWLAGLLTRGRGFGCLGNIAIGLLGAVVGGYLFQLLGVRGPAGFLGSLLVALVGAGVLLLVVNLMRR from the coding sequence GTGCTTCCCGCTGAACCACGTTCGTTGCTCGGCTGGCTGGTGATCGGCTTCCTCGCTGGGTGGTTGGCCGGACTCCTGACACGCGGGCGCGGATTCGGTTGTTTGGGCAATATCGCGATCGGGCTGCTGGGTGCGGTTGTCGGCGGTTATCTCTTTCAGCTGCTGGGCGTCCGGGGACCAGCTGGCTTCTTGGGAAGTCTCCTGGTCGCACTCGTCGGTGCCGGCGTTCTCCTGCTCGTCGTCAATCTGATGCGCCGCTGA
- the trmD gene encoding tRNA (guanosine(37)-N1)-methyltransferase TrmD, translated as MRFDVFTIFPGMFTGFLTESILKRAQQAGLIEIAIHNIRDWTTDKHRTVDDTPYGGGPGMVMMAPPIVHAVESVLGQEQNSTPIIIMSPSGELFTQDIARQLACFPRLALICGRYEGIDDRVRIILRARELSIGDYVLTGGELAAAVVIDVVSRLVPGVIDPESLAEESHNSGLLEYPQYTRPPIFRGLGVPEILLSGNHAKIAEWRRMMALCRTAARRPDLLARAALTPRDHELLQRCPPDPFAHQGPVYEGDQLERPEGGEQGASR; from the coding sequence ATGCGCTTCGATGTCTTCACGATCTTCCCCGGAATGTTCACCGGTTTCCTGACCGAGAGCATTCTCAAGCGAGCCCAGCAGGCCGGGTTGATCGAGATCGCCATCCACAACATCCGGGACTGGACGACCGACAAGCACCGCACAGTCGACGACACCCCCTACGGCGGCGGACCAGGCATGGTCATGATGGCGCCACCCATCGTTCACGCCGTGGAATCCGTACTCGGACAGGAGCAGAACAGCACCCCGATCATCATCATGAGCCCATCCGGCGAACTCTTCACCCAGGACATCGCTCGCCAACTCGCCTGCTTTCCCCGGCTCGCTCTCATCTGTGGCCGTTACGAGGGAATCGACGATCGCGTGCGCATCATTCTGCGAGCACGCGAACTGTCGATCGGCGATTATGTGCTCACTGGTGGCGAACTGGCCGCAGCCGTCGTCATCGATGTGGTGAGCCGGCTGGTCCCGGGCGTGATCGATCCGGAGTCGCTCGCTGAAGAATCGCACAACTCCGGTCTCCTGGAATACCCGCAGTACACGCGTCCACCGATCTTCCGCGGCTTGGGCGTACCGGAGATTCTGCTGAGCGGCAATCACGCCAAGATCGCCGAGTGGCGGCGGATGATGGCGCTTTGTCGCACCGCGGCACGCCGCCCGGATCTCTTGGCACGCGCCGCGCTCACGCCGCGCGACCACGAACTCCTGCAACGGTGTCCACCGGATCCCTTCGCCCACCAGGGGCCGGTTTACGAGGGAGATCAGCTCGAGCGACCAGAGGGAGGAGAGCAGGGTGCTTCCCGCTGA
- a CDS encoding HD-GYP domain-containing protein encodes MTVQRATVDLRRLLPILIPLSAANLAAWVYLTRLWPPDLTPRTLFTAVIFVALIVLAEQLAIDLPIPHARITVSVSSAITFAGVLTLGPTLGILVAVVGTFLDDLIDRREPLKILANANNFALQGVVAGPLYFTLADEGSPLASMRNFLAMLLAAVVSSSFQTVLLALVLSLASGTSAWYLWRGMARGLLVEFLALPALGSLFPILAREHPLALVLMVIPLVGPYLAFRDYRQLHHETQSTFELLADLLDRRDPYTASHSQRVAHLTMLILDEFPELSADERDAIIAAARIHDLGKVATSDLILRKPGRLTDDEFAVIQRHPVDGSEILRHLTPYRHIVEIVRHHHERWDGRGYPDGLAGEAIPFGARVIAVADTYDAMTTDRPYRRALSHEEALAELQRGAGTQFDPVVVAAFERALARAREAVREKTAPSMSAPVS; translated from the coding sequence ATGACCGTGCAGCGTGCGACAGTCGACCTCCGGCGACTTCTGCCGATTCTGATCCCATTGTCGGCAGCGAACCTGGCTGCCTGGGTTTACCTCACTCGGCTGTGGCCCCCTGATTTGACCCCGCGAACGCTTTTTACTGCCGTAATCTTCGTCGCGCTGATCGTCCTCGCCGAACAACTGGCGATCGACCTGCCGATCCCACACGCTCGCATTACCGTTTCCGTCTCTTCCGCGATCACCTTCGCGGGTGTGCTCACTCTCGGACCGACTCTCGGTATTCTCGTCGCCGTGGTGGGTACCTTCCTCGATGATCTGATCGACCGGCGCGAACCATTGAAGATCCTCGCCAATGCGAACAATTTCGCCCTGCAGGGTGTCGTCGCCGGCCCCCTCTACTTCACGCTCGCCGACGAGGGATCCCCTTTGGCAAGTATGCGCAACTTTCTGGCCATGCTGCTGGCAGCGGTGGTTTCCTCCAGCTTTCAGACCGTTCTCCTCGCGCTCGTTCTCTCGCTCGCCTCTGGAACGAGTGCCTGGTACCTCTGGCGGGGGATGGCGCGCGGTCTTCTGGTCGAATTTTTGGCTCTGCCCGCGCTGGGAAGCCTGTTTCCCATACTCGCCCGCGAGCACCCGCTGGCCCTCGTCCTCATGGTCATCCCACTCGTCGGCCCCTACCTTGCCTTTCGCGATTACCGCCAGCTCCACCATGAGACCCAGTCGACGTTCGAACTCTTGGCGGATCTCCTCGATCGCCGCGATCCCTATACTGCTTCTCACTCCCAGCGAGTCGCCCACCTCACCATGCTCATCCTGGACGAGTTCCCCGAACTCTCGGCGGACGAGCGCGATGCCATCATTGCGGCGGCGCGCATTCACGATCTCGGCAAAGTGGCGACGAGCGATCTCATTTTACGCAAGCCAGGTCGCTTGACCGACGACGAGTTCGCCGTCATCCAGCGTCATCCGGTCGACGGAAGCGAGATTCTCCGCCACCTCACTCCCTACCGCCACATCGTCGAGATCGTTCGCCATCACCATGAGCGATGGGACGGGCGTGGCTATCCGGATGGACTAGCCGGGGAAGCGATCCCCTTCGGCGCACGCGTCATCGCTGTTGCCGATACCTATGATGCGATGACGACCGATCGACCCTATCGTCGCGCGCTCAGCCACGAAGAAGCGCTCGCCGAGCTACAGCGGGGTGCCGGCACGCAATTCGATCCCGTTGTGGTGGCCGCCTTCGAGCGAGCACTGGCGCGGGCACGCGAGGCCGTTCGCGAAAAGACCGCCCCCTCCATGAGTGCGCCGGTTTCCTGA
- the rfbB gene encoding dTDP-glucose 4,6-dehydratase yields the protein MSDAVFRRILITGGAGFIGSHFVRLALAAGIPSVVVLDKLTYAGSLLNLEEVLDDPRVRFLEGDIADPAAVAEAMAGCDAVVNFAAETHVDRSLLEPAAFIRTNVWGTMVLLEQALRLGVGRFLHVSTDEVYGEVLSGSVSEDEPLRPRNPYAASKAAAEHFVFAYWTSYGLPVLVTRGCNTYGPYQHPEKFIPLAITNLLTGRPIPLYGDGLHERDWLYVEDHCRAIWTVLVRGEPGQAYNIGAGQHRPNIAVARALVRLLGADPSAIVHVADRPGHDRRYAVDWSRLRALGWRPMVDFEDGLARTVAWYRARTDWWSARRDAAFAAYYARNYQGREGYRNQP from the coding sequence GTGAGCGACGCGGTGTTCCGACGCATCTTGATAACCGGCGGGGCTGGCTTCATCGGGAGTCACTTCGTCCGTCTCGCGCTCGCAGCTGGCATCCCGAGCGTTGTCGTTCTCGACAAGCTCACCTATGCCGGGAGTCTTCTGAACCTGGAAGAGGTGCTCGACGATCCGCGTGTCCGTTTCCTCGAGGGAGATATCGCTGATCCAGCGGCAGTGGCCGAAGCGATGGCCGGCTGCGACGCAGTGGTCAATTTCGCGGCCGAGACGCATGTGGATCGCTCCCTCCTGGAGCCGGCGGCCTTTATCCGGACGAACGTGTGGGGCACCATGGTGCTTCTCGAGCAGGCGCTCCGGTTGGGTGTCGGTCGTTTTCTTCACGTGAGCACTGACGAAGTCTACGGTGAGGTGCTCAGCGGTTCAGTCAGCGAGGACGAGCCGCTGCGGCCCCGCAATCCCTACGCGGCGAGCAAGGCAGCCGCAGAGCACTTCGTCTTCGCCTATTGGACGAGTTACGGCCTCCCCGTGCTGGTGACTCGTGGCTGCAATACCTACGGTCCTTACCAGCATCCGGAAAAATTCATTCCCTTGGCCATCACCAATCTTCTCACTGGCCGACCGATCCCTCTCTATGGTGACGGACTGCACGAGCGCGACTGGCTCTACGTCGAGGATCACTGCCGAGCCATCTGGACCGTGCTGGTGCGCGGTGAGCCTGGTCAGGCCTACAACATCGGAGCAGGGCAGCATCGACCGAACATCGCGGTGGCGCGAGCGTTGGTTCGTCTGCTCGGCGCCGACCCGAGTGCCATCGTGCATGTCGCCGATCGGCCCGGACACGATCGGCGCTATGCCGTCGATTGGAGTCGCTTGCGGGCGCTGGGCTGGCGGCCGATGGTCGACTTCGAGGACGGTTTGGCGCGGACGGTCGCTTGGTATCGGGCGCGGACGGATTGGTGGTCGGCACGCCGCGATGCCGCGTTCGCCGCGTATTACGCGCGCAATTACCAGGGACGAGAAGGATACCGCAACCAGCCGTGA
- a CDS encoding PP2C family protein-serine/threonine phosphatase, translated as MTLTIELAVAKTHRAGNRESGDTVELIERPGGGLSVVLVDAQGSGMAAKLLSLQVAGRVLTLLNEGVRDGAAARAAHDFLFTLRGGRVSAELDIVSVDLASRTLVVTRNSEAPLVLIRDSDVEIVASTGGRIGLYRHTRPSVTEWTLEPGLTVIVVSDGVAHAGAHAGKTIDLATLARQESVACETAQQLADRVLSAALAADRGHPRDDMTVVVLRLQAGGVRQPVRRLSLTFPLTE; from the coding sequence GTGACGCTGACGATCGAGCTGGCTGTGGCCAAGACGCATCGGGCTGGTAACCGCGAAAGCGGCGATACGGTCGAACTCATCGAACGACCGGGTGGCGGGCTCTCGGTCGTCCTGGTCGATGCGCAAGGCAGCGGAATGGCCGCGAAGCTGTTGAGTCTTCAGGTGGCCGGTCGTGTCCTGACGCTGCTCAATGAGGGGGTGCGCGATGGTGCGGCGGCTCGCGCCGCGCACGACTTCCTCTTTACGCTGCGCGGTGGGCGGGTCTCGGCCGAACTCGATATCGTCTCGGTCGATCTGGCGAGCCGGACTTTGGTGGTGACGCGCAACAGCGAGGCACCACTCGTGCTGATCCGCGACAGCGACGTGGAGATCGTCGCTTCGACCGGTGGCCGGATCGGACTGTACCGGCATACGCGCCCGAGTGTGACCGAGTGGACGCTCGAGCCGGGGCTGACCGTGATCGTCGTGAGCGATGGAGTGGCGCATGCCGGGGCGCACGCCGGGAAAACGATCGATCTTGCAACGCTGGCCCGCCAGGAGTCTGTGGCATGCGAAACAGCACAGCAGTTGGCTGACCGCGTCCTGTCCGCAGCGCTCGCGGCCGATCGCGGTCATCCGCGGGACGACATGACAGTGGTGGTGCTGCGGTTGCAGGCTGGTGGGGTGAGGCAACCGGTTCGCCGACTCTCGCTCACCTTCCCGCTGACCGAGTGA
- a CDS encoding peptide ABC transporter substrate-binding protein, whose amino-acid sequence MGRERLLSLLLAITVLLTGCRFSLPLSRSATPTPDFVLPVEASPTPPAPATLSVTATLLPGAVLTAPPVPTPPSSSAEQVLILAGTPEGPLTLDPALVRDVESAFVVQQLFRGLVRFDRALVPVPELAERIEIGPDGRSYTVRLRADARFHDGDPITAADVKYSLERACDPALADGDGRALPAWGFLRDLVGAQARMLGRRSDVPGIEVVDERTLRLHLVEPSPTFLLRLALPVASVVKRDAVERGPDWWRQPVGSGPFRLVRWTDEEIVLGRHPQYRPAPAYLREVRIRIGPAALSPLNQYERGQLDVAAVPVWAVDRLTAPESPYRDQLIAQPLLGGTYVFFNPGVPPLDDLVVRRALIQAFPRAKVAGVTLQGKVPLAQGLIPEGMPGGPWEATVLPYDPGEARRVLTGRSLRVEVASAGSDVAIMLGQVWRRELGIEVEVLQYDWPDYLTELDARRLPIFVFSWVADYPDPEAVIDALFAEESPNRPIDYRNAAVQELLAAARRATDPQERHALLLAAQQQILDDVVVLPLTFDVEYLLVAPRVRDLPVTPLGILGLERVWIAPERAAR is encoded by the coding sequence ATGGGACGTGAGCGGCTTCTCTCGCTTTTGCTCGCCATCACCGTGCTGCTCACTGGGTGTCGGTTCAGTCTGCCGCTCAGCCGGTCGGCCACTCCCACTCCCGATTTCGTACTCCCTGTCGAGGCGTCGCCGACTCCCCCCGCGCCGGCGACGCTGTCGGTGACCGCAACACTCCTGCCGGGAGCCGTTCTGACCGCGCCGCCAGTGCCCACGCCACCGTCCTCGAGTGCGGAGCAGGTGCTCATCCTGGCTGGCACGCCGGAGGGACCGCTGACGCTCGATCCGGCGCTCGTGCGGGACGTGGAATCAGCGTTCGTCGTCCAGCAGCTCTTCCGCGGTCTCGTCCGGTTCGATCGCGCGCTCGTCCCTGTCCCGGAGCTGGCCGAGCGGATCGAGATCGGGCCCGACGGGCGCTCCTACACGGTCCGTCTGCGTGCTGATGCGCGGTTTCACGATGGAGACCCGATCACCGCGGCGGACGTCAAGTACTCCCTCGAACGGGCCTGCGATCCCGCTCTCGCTGATGGCGATGGCCGCGCGTTACCAGCCTGGGGTTTCCTGCGCGATCTCGTCGGTGCGCAGGCGCGGATGCTCGGCCGCCGCAGTGATGTCCCCGGTATCGAGGTCGTGGACGAGCGAACGCTCCGCCTTCACCTCGTCGAGCCGAGCCCGACCTTTCTCCTTCGGTTGGCTCTCCCGGTGGCGAGTGTCGTGAAGCGCGATGCTGTCGAGCGCGGGCCGGACTGGTGGCGTCAGCCGGTGGGAAGCGGGCCCTTCCGGCTCGTGCGGTGGACCGACGAGGAAATCGTGCTGGGCCGTCACCCACAGTACCGGCCGGCGCCTGCCTACTTGCGCGAAGTCCGCATCCGGATCGGTCCGGCTGCCTTGTCCCCGCTCAACCAGTACGAACGGGGGCAGCTCGATGTCGCTGCTGTTCCCGTTTGGGCGGTCGATCGCCTGACCGCGCCCGAATCGCCGTACCGCGACCAACTGATCGCCCAGCCGCTCCTCGGTGGAACCTACGTGTTCTTCAATCCAGGTGTTCCGCCGCTGGACGACCTCGTGGTGCGGCGCGCTCTGATCCAGGCGTTCCCGCGCGCCAAGGTTGCGGGGGTGACGCTGCAGGGGAAAGTGCCATTGGCACAGGGACTCATCCCGGAGGGAATGCCGGGAGGTCCTTGGGAAGCGACGGTGCTGCCCTATGACCCGGGGGAGGCGCGTCGGGTGCTGACCGGCCGCTCGCTTCGTGTGGAAGTCGCCAGCGCTGGGAGTGACGTCGCGATCATGTTGGGGCAGGTGTGGCGCCGCGAGCTCGGAATTGAAGTCGAAGTGCTCCAGTACGACTGGCCCGACTACTTGACTGAACTCGATGCTCGGCGCCTACCGATCTTCGTCTTCTCTTGGGTCGCTGACTATCCCGATCCGGAGGCGGTGATCGATGCGCTCTTCGCTGAGGAGAGTCCGAACCGGCCGATCGACTATCGGAATGCTGCGGTGCAAGAGCTCCTCGCGGCTGCCCGGCGGGCCACTGATCCGCAGGAACGGCATGCGCTGCTCCTGGCCGCTCAGCAGCAGATCCTCGACGACGTAGTGGTGTTGCCGCTGACGTTCGACGTGGAATACTTGCTCGTCGCACCGCGGGTGCGCGACCTTCCGGTCACCCCATTGGGTATCCTCGGTCTGGAGAGAGTTTGGATCGCGCCGGAGCGTGCTGCCCGTTGA
- a CDS encoding GNAT family N-acetyltransferase, which yields MVGSTLIVPLEPEDLPRLRLKWGTRYGLRDVAHLVREAPGLCLWAPTTGEYVLAGPWRHREEIVALLEVTTGNLTDQLIESLARAATEQGKQLLVATEQEERRSGSFYQRLGFELIEEILVYEMVLYSTPPGPARLRFERVVLEDPFAMGELLDLDHDAFAWLWWNSEQEFDAYMSDPRVDVYLGRERDGTPVSYVGITRLRGWGHLDRLAVAPAFQGRGYGYESLIWAAQVLAARGAHRIALSTQASNQRSRQLYERFGFRRIPELDYRLYGRWLADPIEAWDRRSWRGNGGA from the coding sequence ATGGTTGGATCGACACTCATCGTTCCTCTGGAACCGGAAGATCTACCCCGTCTCCGGCTGAAGTGGGGTACCCGTTACGGTCTCCGGGACGTGGCTCACCTCGTGCGCGAGGCGCCCGGACTCTGTTTGTGGGCACCCACGACCGGCGAGTACGTGTTGGCTGGGCCGTGGCGTCACCGTGAGGAGATCGTTGCACTTCTGGAGGTTACTACGGGGAACCTTACCGATCAACTGATCGAATCCTTGGCGCGAGCGGCCACCGAACAGGGGAAACAGCTCCTGGTTGCCACGGAACAGGAGGAGCGGCGATCAGGTAGCTTCTACCAGCGGTTGGGTTTCGAGTTGATCGAAGAGATCCTCGTCTACGAAATGGTCCTCTATTCGACGCCGCCGGGTCCAGCCCGCTTGCGGTTCGAGCGCGTTGTGCTCGAAGACCCCTTCGCGATGGGAGAACTGTTGGATCTGGATCATGATGCCTTCGCGTGGCTTTGGTGGAATAGTGAGCAGGAGTTCGATGCGTACATGAGTGATCCCCGCGTCGATGTCTATCTCGGGCGGGAACGAGACGGCACGCCGGTCAGCTACGTGGGCATCACGCGTCTGCGCGGGTGGGGACATCTCGATCGGCTTGCGGTGGCGCCGGCATTCCAAGGACGTGGATACGGGTACGAGTCTCTGATCTGGGCAGCGCAGGTCCTGGCTGCTCGTGGAGCGCATCGCATCGCGCTCAGCACGCAGGCGAGCAATCAGCGGAGCCGGCAGCTCTACGAGCGGTTCGGATTCCGGCGCATTCCCGAACTCGATTACCGGCTCTACGGACGCTGGCTGGCTGATCCAATCGAAGCATGGGACCGACGCAGCTGGCGAGGAAACGGAGGAGCGTAG
- the aroC gene encoding chorismate synthase: MGSTFGRLFRVTTWGESHGPALGVVVDGCPAGLELNEEIIQRDLDRRRVGQSEVTSPRQERDRVTILSGVFEGKTTGAPISLITYNADADSSKYEPLRDVFRPGHADYTYWVKYGHRDHRGGGRSSARETWGRVAAGAIARQLLRTVAGVEVYGFVRELGGITIETFDRDEIDRNPVRCPDPVAAQKMVAAILEAKEQKTSVGGIVEVRARNVPPGLGEPTMDKLDALIGYAMLSIPAVKGVEIGDGFAAARLRGHEHNDPFILDNGRVRTLTNHAGGMLGGISTGEEIIVRLAVKPTSSIARPQRTVDIHGNERTIVVEGRHDPSICPRVVPVAEAMLLLVLADCYLMNRAARV, from the coding sequence ATGGGCAGCACGTTCGGACGATTGTTCCGCGTGACGACCTGGGGCGAATCGCACGGGCCTGCACTGGGTGTGGTTGTCGACGGGTGTCCAGCAGGCCTGGAACTGAACGAGGAGATCATCCAGCGTGACCTCGATCGGCGGCGCGTCGGGCAGAGCGAAGTGACCTCGCCGCGTCAGGAGCGCGACCGCGTGACCATCCTCTCCGGAGTGTTCGAGGGAAAGACGACCGGGGCCCCGATTTCGCTCATCACCTACAATGCCGACGCTGATTCCAGCAAGTACGAACCGCTGCGCGATGTCTTCCGTCCTGGCCATGCTGACTACACCTACTGGGTGAAGTACGGGCACCGGGATCACCGTGGTGGTGGGCGCTCGAGTGCCCGCGAGACGTGGGGACGAGTCGCTGCCGGTGCGATCGCGCGACAACTCTTGCGCACGGTGGCGGGCGTCGAGGTGTACGGCTTCGTCCGCGAACTCGGTGGAATCACGATCGAGACGTTCGATCGTGACGAGATCGACCGCAATCCGGTGCGCTGTCCGGATCCGGTCGCAGCGCAAAAGATGGTGGCAGCTATCCTCGAAGCGAAGGAGCAGAAAACGAGCGTCGGAGGAATCGTCGAGGTCCGGGCACGCAACGTGCCGCCCGGACTCGGTGAGCCGACGATGGACAAGCTCGATGCCTTGATCGGGTATGCGATGCTCAGTATCCCAGCTGTCAAAGGAGTCGAGATCGGCGACGGCTTTGCTGCCGCGCGCCTCCGTGGTCATGAGCACAACGATCCCTTCATCCTGGACAATGGTCGCGTGCGCACGTTGACGAACCATGCCGGCGGCATGCTGGGAGGGATTTCCACCGGCGAGGAGATCATCGTTCGCCTGGCGGTGAAGCCGACTTCCTCGATCGCTCGGCCGCAGCGAACGGTCGATATCCACGGGAACGAGCGCACGATCGTGGTGGAGGGGCGCCACGATCCGTCGATCTGCCCTCGTGTGGTTCCGGTGGCCGAGGCAATGCTCCTCTTGGTCCTGGCCGACTGTTATTTGATGAACCGCGCGGCTCGCGTCTGA